One region of Streptomyces leeuwenhoekii genomic DNA includes:
- a CDS encoding SRPBCC family protein encodes MAQVEATTERIVAADAETVFDTLADYSGTRAKLLPEQFSEYEVREGGDGEGTLVHWKLQATSKRVRDCLLEVTEPSDGELVEKDRNSSMVTTWRVTPAGEGKSRVVVTTTWQGAGGIGGFFEKTFAPKGLGRIYDALLARLAAEVEK; translated from the coding sequence ATGGCGCAGGTCGAGGCCACGACGGAGCGGATCGTCGCCGCGGACGCGGAGACGGTGTTCGACACGCTCGCCGACTACAGCGGCACGCGCGCGAAGCTGCTGCCCGAGCAGTTCAGTGAATACGAGGTCCGCGAGGGCGGCGACGGCGAGGGCACCCTCGTCCACTGGAAGCTCCAGGCCACCAGCAAGCGGGTCCGCGACTGCCTGCTGGAGGTCACCGAGCCGTCCGACGGCGAACTCGTCGAGAAGGACCGCAACTCCTCGATGGTCACCACCTGGCGGGTCACCCCGGCCGGTGAGGGCAAGTCCCGCGTCGTCGTCACGACCACCTGGCAGGGCGCCGGAGGTATCGGCGGCTTCTTCGAGAAGACGTTCGCGCCCAAGGGGCTCGGCCGCATCTACGACGCGCTGCTGGCCAGGCTCGCCGCCGAGGTCGAGAAGTAG